A region of the Leishmania major strain Friedlin complete genome, chromosome 19 genome:
agcagcggggctACGGAACGGAAAGCAAGCTGCCACCCGTTCCGCCGTTGATCATCCATTTGGACAGGACGCTCTACAAGTTGCCAGCCGACGCGCAGGCACCACGTATCCCGTTCACCCAGTGCCGCTCATGGGGCGACCGCCAGTGCGAGACGTACGAGATAGAGGTGACGAACATCGTCGCCCCGACAGAACCGAAGGACGTGGTCGCCGAGCTGACGACGGTGCTCAATGGGCTAGGTGTGGAGTGGTCCGTTGGGGTGCGCAGCAAACTGGAGCAATATTTTTCCTTGATGGACATGTAAGGCCACTGTCGCCCCAGCCTCCACCTCTACTTTCGCTAAGAGCACTCGTTCCTGTTCTCTCATcttgagcgtgtgtgtgtgtgtgtgcttgacCTCCGCGGCGGCTACAGGACGGAAGCTGACAAGCAAACCAGTGCACCGCACGTACGGTCTTGGCGTGATAGAcgcatacatatatgtacacacacgcacatagaTCTagacatatatatatatatatatatatatatgtttgCATAGAAATACATATATGCATACCTacatgtgtatatgtgtatgcgtgtgtacgtgtacgtgtttgtgtgtgtgtgcttgcacTGACGGCTTTTGTGGTGCGTGATGATCTGCGAGttctccgcccccccccctcgctgCGATCTTCGTTTGGTTGTTGGCTTTCGCTTTCGCTTCTTTATTTGGTATGAGCTGGCGGCTGTTTGCCTTGGCGAGGGAAACGTGGGCCCACTTggagggaggtggcggcggggggTAGCAATACCTCCAAGTGAGTCCCTCTTTCttgccgtgtgtgtggaggcgggggggggggtgaaggcGTGTGCTGACAGACGAGACCGTGCCACCACACGGCGCACTCGCAGAGGACGTGAGCTTCTTGGAGGCACTTGCTGTCCTCCTGTTGCCCCGGGATGAGAGTGTCGCCAACGCACTTTTTGAATCGGATGCGGTGCCATATATGACTGTCAGCATTTCATTCTATGTGTTCCGAGGTGTGTATTGATGCTTGTGACGATGTTttcacccctccctcctccgcgaTGATGGAGGCCCACACTATCCCCATTTGCAGATGCTATGCACCGCGCACGTGGCGGATTACGAAAACAGAAGACGAATTAGGACACCAAGAGGACATCCTTAATGCTTGGATTCAACGGGTGCTAAACACTGGTAGTATTGGTTGAGTGGCATGGTTTAGGCTCGATGTGCACTGCCCCTTTCTCGCACTTGGCTGCACGCCGACTGCCGTGAGCGTCCATCTGCCCTGCCTTTGTCTCTGCTCGACTTGGACGCAGAGTGCCTTGCCTCCTTCACCCCACTACCCTAGCCTTTGCcttgtgctgcgcagctgaGAAGCAACGTGCCCATGAAAGCTGGTCGGGGTGTAAATgacgttgtgtgtgtgtgtgtgtctgtgtctgctCGACTCACACCCACCTCCTCGGCCTCTCGGCACCGATACATCCAAGCACAGgctcctttcttttttgttgttctgtGCTGCTTACCATGCTACCTCCCTCGtatctctcccccccctcctctctctctcactaCGTCGGCCTTCGATTTGCGTCTCCATTAGCCAAAGCCTTGCTGTTGTTCTTCACTCTTCTTCCGTCGTCGTTCCCGCAGCCTCAGTACCCACGccacttctctctttctgtgtgtgtgtgcgcgcgcgcgtctttCTTTCTGCCCTGTGCCTTGATCTCCGCTCTTACACACGCGACCTCAAGTGCACACGTACTGATATATACACGATACCcttcaccccacccctctcacTGCCACACCTGCTCACAGCTCCTTCAGTATGGCCGGCATCACCAAGGCCGCTGTTGTGGCGAGCCACCCGAAGAAGAATGTGGCCAGCCGCAAGATGAACAAGAAGAGCCGCTCGATCGCCAAGAAGGAGGCCAAAGCGATGCGCGCCGACTCCGCCGGTGCCAAGAGTCGTCGCTGGCGCCCAGGCACTGTCGCACTGCGCGAGGTGCGTAAGTACCAGCGCTCGACGGAGCTGCTCATCGCGCGTACCCCGTTCCGCCGCCTCGTGAAGGAGATTATGTCCACCTTCAAGGACACGATGCACATGCGCCACTCCGCCCTCGAGGCGATGCAGGATGCGACGGAAAGCTACCTTGTGAGTTTGCTCTGCGACGCGAATCTGTGCACCATTCATGCCAAACGTGTAACGCTGTACCCCAAGGACCTGCAGCTAGCATTGCGCCTCCGCGGAGAGCGCACGTAAAGAGAGCTTGAAAGAtggggcgagagagacggaagaCGAAAAGAAAGCAGAACAGGCTCGGGTGAGAGGCGTAAACGGGGCGGCGATGCGTGGAACCTGCCTattcgccgtcgccgctttCGTGTCCGTTGTTGGGTTACCcgtctgtgtctctgtgtctctctctctctcttgtgtgtgtgtgtgtgtgtgtgtgtgctttgATTCTTACCTCcgacgccatcgccgccattATCCGTCGCACCGCAActgttcctctctctctctcccccccccctctgcgACACGTGCTCAGCTAGATTTCGTTCCATGCTCACCTGTCTTTCGTTGAGCATTCTCTTTTCGTAttcatgtgcgcgtgtgcgtccgcgtgctctttttcttctccgCTTTCGCGTTGTGCGTTTCGAGGAGCGGCGGCTCTCCATGTACTCGTCCCatgtctctgtctctctctctctctctctctcttgatctcttgctctctccaCCTCAGCCGAGCGCGTgagtatgtgtgtatgtgtatgtcGGTATGTGGGTTACAACAGGCAAAACACAGAAAAGGAAGGCGACGTCCCTGTAGCTGCTCGTTGTCCGTTTTTGCTCATCTTGCTGTGTCGGTGCATATGTATGTCGGTGCATATGTATGTcggtgcatgtgtgtgtatatcgAGAgagcgtttttttttctttggtctgtttctcccttccctttcctccctctctctttccttcctctttttttttctatgTCATGCTTGTATCGATGGCCTCTTCGCTGCCCACtcgctgccagcgccgctgtcgcaTTCCGTGCCCGTAtgtttctgtgtgtttgtgtgtgtgtgtgtgtgtctctggaGATTTCAGCGAAGATGGAGGGCGTTAAAAAAACACCGACGAAATAAGCAAAacataaacacacacgcacacgcacaacgtGGGGCGCCCACAAACGTGCGTGAACTTGTAGACGGTCACAAAACGTTTTCGTCGCAGGGATGCCACACGTCTGcaaggtgctgctggcggtaGGAAACAACTCTGCCTGCGTCCCTGTCTTAGCCACCTCTCttgctgcccccccccctctcccagTCTTTCGCTGGCCGGGGTGGCTGAGAAGGCCGTAGTGAGTGCTGAGGGGCTCATGCGCCCCGTACGCCGTCGTTGCTACCACTTGCAGCGCATTTTACAGAGACGCCCACCACGgttcccccccccgtctcggccctccccacccccctcccgcccaTGTCTTATTTCCGTGGAGAGGCGAGGCTGctgggtgggaggggggagtaGGGCAGGGTGCACCATTGGCGGGCAAAGCGCTGCCAGCCGCTCCATGCCAAGCGCATCGATACCTGTTGGCGGTATCGGCGCGCCGACTGTTTGGTGATGCGCTGCCTGTCTCCTTCACAGCTCTTCGGCGTCCGCCTTGTCGTTGCGTGCGACTTtctcactccctccctcccccccccctctccctcactcgcCTTTTCCGCTGCCGACACTTACTTCTTTCCTCTCTGTGTCTTGTTTGGCTGTCTTCTACCAAtgcccacgcacgcgcacaccgcgcGGGGTCCTTCCATCTCCTCGGCACCGACCCGCACATGTtcgacaaaaaaaaaacatgaaCGTAAAGGCTGGTGATGGCCAAACAActcgccccctctccacccccccccgcctgTCTTTGAGCGCTTCCTCGTTCACCATCAGGGGTGTCACAAGAACGAAAACAAGTGGTAGTCTTTGCTCCTGGTTGTCCCGCCGCCAGATAACAGCTGTGCGCTCAGAAACCCCCAcgcacctccctccccccctccctccctcccccccccctccgcgAGCTTGGTTGTGTGGTGAAAGCGACGATTCGGTGCCTTGTCTAGGACGGAACGAAAAGCACGCCTGCATCTTGACCATTCCTATCAGCCTTGTGGACCTGACAAGTTGGGGACAgcgccgacacacgcacacacaatcACGCCAGCCTGACGCAGCGGCCGCTATCCGTTCCCCATCCACTCTACTCCCGGCTCGTTCTAACGACGATAAGATCGCACGACGCCTGCccgccgcctctcccctGCTACTCACGTAAGGCTTGCtaggcaaaaaaaaaagcatcATCACAAGCCCACACACGAGAGGAAGACGGCGTGAGAGAAGCATGCCTGCATCGAGTTTTGCGAAGCCTCGCCGCTCAGCGGTCGCGCTgctcgccactgctgccttCGTCACGCTTGTGTGCTTGCTAACTTGCGGTGCAAGCGGTGCAGCAACCGGAAACTCGAGTGGACTGGTGTGGGTGATTCTCACTGACCTCAGCCGCACCACCATGACAGAGGCGTCTCTCTCGGAGGCGATCACGGCCTTCCTGACAAACACATCCGCGACACACCAGTACCTGATCACTCTCTTCCGCCCTGCACCCATCATCCTCGACACTGGCGGCAATCTCCTCACCGCACTGACACAGATCACCGTCTTGCTGAGTAACCCGCTCACCTTCCCGAGCGTCCTGTTCCTGGCGGAGACGGCCGACGTGTCGGCATCCGTGGTGGATATGCTGCGGCAGAATGACACGACGTCCGAGATCCTCATTATCTCCGCCCACTCATCGAACACGCGGCTGTGCGATCCAAAGACGAATCGGCGCACTATGTGCATGGTGCCGCGCGACATGATCAACGTCCGTGGGCTGCTCGAGGTCGTGTCGAATCAGCTGAGCTGGTATTCCATGAGCCTGGCCTTGAGCAACGACAACTatggcgacggcgttgcaCAGGCCATCACGTCGGAGGTGCAGACGGCGTCGACAACGGCGACTATTGTGGCGCACGCATTCATGAACGGTGCCGCCTCGACGACAGATGATGATGCGGTCGTCGCATCCCTCATCAAGTACCGCGCGCGGGGCGTGGGTTGCTTCCTGCGGGAAGCAGAGACGCGTCGCCtgcacgccgccgtggagcgcAACCGCCGTGCCGCCAACAGCGTCTTTCTCATCGCCTCACGTGAGAGCCTGAACGTGCTGCCAGACCTGACCGGTGACATGAACGGAACCGCGAAGCCGTGGGGTGCCATCTTCGTCTCTGCCTACACGCCTCCAGCGGAGCTCGTCAGCCAAGGCTTCTTTCCCACGACGCACGGAACCGCCGTGGATGAGTACGGCGCCTTCGTGCTGAGTCACCTGCTCGACGGCCTTCTCATGTTGGACGCTGCGAAGGGGGCGATTGACAACATgtccgcgctgcgcgccgtccGTTTCCGCGGCTACACCGGCAACGTTGCTTTCGACCCGATCTACTACCAGCGCGTCGAGACCGTATTCTCCCTCATCACGGCCAGCCACACGATGCGCAACCCACTCGTGACGTGGACCCTGAAGGACTACTCGTCagacgcggcgcaggtgaATGCCAACCCAAATGTGACGAGTGCCCTCATCAagacgtcgccgctgcgcacagCAACGATCTGCATGGCGTCGCCCTCGAACTGCGCGTTTACGCAGATGATGATGTCGATGTTGTTTGTGATCACGGCCCACAACGAGAACGTCGCAgacaacgacagcgacagcgtctTCAACTTCTACCCTGTTGCCGTGAACACGGGCGCTAGCGGCGTCATGGGGCTGTCTTCGTTGATCCCGATAGCGCGCTCGTGTACAGTGCTCACCGGACCGGGCTCCGACGCGGTTGTCATGGCTGTTACCCCTGTAGTGAACGAGTTTCATATCCCACAGCTCGACTACGCCGTCTCGAACGACTACTTCACCGACAACGTGCACACGTATCCTTACTTCTCGCGGAGCTTGCCAAAGAACACCTTTGCGGATGTGGCGGTGACGCAGCTCTGCGTGCACTACGGGTGGGAACGCGTGATCATCATCACCTCAAACGACCAGTTCGGCATCTCGCGCGCACAGTCGATGGCGACGAGGATGCAACAGCAGAACCTCTACGTGGAGGCGACCTACTACCTCTCCGACGGCAACAACGCCACCGTGGCGGACTGCATGGAGAAAATCTACGCCAAGTTGGTGAGCCGCATCATCATTCTCATCAACCCATTCACGGCCACACAGGCAGAGACTTTCTTCAGGCTCAGCGATTACCTCACCTACATGCGCCAGTACATCTTCTTTATGGACAGCGCTctctgccacgccgctgcggcctcggcgaacggcgatgcgctgcgtCAGAAACTGCCGAGCTCCATCTGCATCTACCCAAACGTGACGCAGACCCGCCTGGCGGCACTGAACACTCTCTACACAAACAGCGACTACGCGACGACGCGGCAGGAGATGCGCAAGCTCATGAGTGACGGCGGGTTCCTCTCGTCGGTGGAGTCGTGTGACATCAGCTCCATCAGCCCCTACGCTGGCTTCGCCGTGGACGCCGGTTACGTCCTGATAGACTCCATCTctcgcgccgtcgctgaaAATGTGTCGCTGAATGTCGCCGCCCATCTGCTGCCCTACATCCGCAGCACATCCATTGACGACTTCACTGGCGAGTGCACCATCGACTCCACCGGCAACCGCCTCTACGCGGCCTACTCGATCAACATCCAGCTCTTGAACGGCAGCGCGCTCTTCATCGGCACCTGGAACTCGAAGGCGTCCCCGGCGCTGGAAATTACGGAGTGGTCGTTTGTGTGGCTGACGAACAGCACTGCAGTACCGCTCGACACGTTCCGGGATGCTTCCTTCGTCCTCAGCACGGCCTTCTCGGCCTCCCCGGGGGCGATCGTGATTTCCGTTCTCGGCTTCATCCTCACCATAGCCGTCTTCTACTTCTGCTACCGCCACTACCGCATGCAGAAACTCATTGAGCAGGCACTGGAAGCGAACCAGTTCCCGGTGACGGACGAGGAGCTGCGTTCCCTGCGCGGCATCAAGGACGACGTGTAGGTCACgcaagagaagaaagggaaGCAATGCgggggcgggagaggggagcGATCACATGGATGTGCCAACAAAGCAGACAGCGTGAGGAGACAtcgatgcgcgtgtgctgggcGGCGTTTGAAGGTGCCACCTCCTTTTATATGCTTCTTTTtcggtctgtgtgtgtgtggggggggtgctGATAATTCTGAAGATGCTCTTGTCGGTGCCGTTCGATGGCTGTGTGTCgcactccctctctctctctctctctgtgacACCGACACGAGTCGGCGTGCTCGTGTTGTTGGTCGCATTGCTTTGTTCGTTCTTACTCGAGCGGCCGTCTTtctcggtggtggtggtagtggtggttGGCAAGCCcgcgtgcggtgctgcgcgtggTACATGTGAGGAAAGAGGTTTTGGTCTCTGCCACAACCCCGCGCCTTGcactgcgccacctcctccccctccttagcaccaccaacaccactCTGCTTGTTTAACAACGAGGTTTTCTCTGTCTGTAACGGAAGCCCCTTGCTTGTGTAGGACAGCCGCTAGTGAGCGTCGTTCTCTACCGCAAGCACTTGGCccgtgtgagtgtgtgctgCGGCCCCCTCGCGACCGCAACGATGCCCATAGAAAGAAGAGGATGTCTAACCTGTCCTGGTGCTTGTCCAGTGTCTCTGCGAGACAGAGGGCATACCGACTGGAAGGACAGAGCAGAGTCCGCGGAGGGGAGATGCATGGCCCCGAATGCCGTTGCGTGTATGGCGTGGTCGTCAGCGCGTCTCCTGTCCAGTGTGTTTATCTCTCCTTCACCCCCTTGCTATCGTTCCCGGCGCTCCTATGCTGACATCGTCatcacctccccccccacacacacacacacaccaccaccaccaccaccaccacctctaccacgaccaccaccgtcgctgcATTGGTTTCTTTGTTGAGGACGAGGGGCTCTTCTGTTTTCGCCATCGTTGAGCCCAAAGAAAGCAACCAGTGTGTCGAGGGGAGCTGTGCATCACCTCCACGccgtacacgcgcacacccaagCACCACAACTTGAaccgctgcaccgccgttttcagctcttcctcctttctctttgctgtctgcgcacacacacgcacgcattgCCCCCGTCGCCTTCCCTGCatccctctgcctctccgcgCGTGTCTGAGCGGACAGCGTGTTCGTCGCTAGTCTGTCACCCGCGGTTAAGCTGATTGGTTGCGTGGCCGTGgatcgttttcttttttgttgttttctttcctcGTCTACTAGCGCCGGTTAATTGCTGGTTGGCGATTTCGAGCCGTGCGGCGCGAACTGCACGCCAcaccctcacacacacacacacacacacacacacacacgcacacacttgtCATGTCTTGTAGCCTCAGCACCTTCCCTACGACGAGGCAGGCGTGCCCCATCGCCCCTGTGTCTGCTCTGCGTGCGGCAGTGGAGCGGCTACAGCAGCCCGACGCCACGGCAGCTGGCGGTGTGGACACGCGGCGGCCCAACTACCTCCTCGATGTTCCCGTCAGCGCCATCGACGTCGATCGCTGGGAGAAGCGGTTGCAGGAAGCGATGAGTGCGGTGTCTTCGTCCTTGCCTTCTCTGGGCGTGGGCACCAAGAGACAGCTTCACTTCCAGCACGCCTCAATGGCGTACGCAGCGCTCATGACCGCCGATGAGGCGTCAGCCCCGACGAacgcgccgtcgtcgcggcacctggcaccgctgccaccgttTATGTTCGCTACCGTCAAGGCGCTGCCGatgacgcagctgctgaagatGCGCCGACAGtggctgccgcaccgccagcggTTTGctgtgcaccagcagcgcatggGCTTTCTTGACGCCGTGTTGAGCCACGCTCTCGTGGCCCTCGTCGGCCCGGCTGGCAGCGGCCGCACGCTGCAAGTGCCCATCGTGCTCTCGGAGACGGAGGTGctgaagcggcggcggctcatCGTTGTGAGTGCGaatgcggcggcagcgcggctgacgacgctgcgcctgcgcgaggAGCGGGGCGAGGACGTGCAGCACTcccgcaccgtcgccgcagccgtaCCCAACCACAACGAAACCACCGAGAGCACCAGCGTCGTAGTGACCACCGCCGAGGTgatgctgcggcagctcctgTGTGACCCCTGCCTCGAGGACGTCGGATGTGTCGTCTTCGACGACGCCCATCTGCGCAACGAATCGACGGAGTTGTgtctctcgctgctgcgtgatCTTTtggcagtgcagcagcagtgggaACACCAGCGTGGCGCGCCGGCCGGATCGGCAGTTGCCTCGTCATCGAACGGGCCGGCCGCCGGAACCGATGCCGACACAGCACAGGGCCTCGATGcggcgcggaggcgcaggctgCACATCGTGCTGAACTGCCCTGATGAGGCCTGTGCGACGACGCTACTGTCCTTCCTCGCGCCATCGCGGTGCACGGCGACCACCTTCGTGTTGCAGA
Encoded here:
- a CDS encoding putative histone H3 variant — translated: MAGITKAAVVASHPKKNVASRKMNKKSRSIAKKEAKAMRADSAGAKSRRWRPGTVALREVRKYQRSTELLIARTPFRRLVKEIMSTFKDTMHMRHSALEAMQDATESYLVSLLCDANLCTIHAKRVTLYPKDLQLALRLRGERT
- a CDS encoding putative extracellular receptor; translation: MTEASLSEAITAFLTNTSATHQYLITLFRPAPIILDTGGNLLTALTQITVLLSNPLTFPSVLFLAETADVSASVVDMLRQNDTTSEILIISAHSSNTRLCDPKTNRRTMCMVPRDMINVRGLLEVVSNQLSWYSMSLALSNDNYGDGVAQAITSEVQTASTTATIVAHAFMNGAASTTDDDAVVASLIKYRARGVGCFLREAETRRLHAAVERNRRAANSVFLIASRESLNVLPDLTGDMNGTAKPWGAIFVSAYTPPAELVSQGFFPTTHGTAVDEYGAFVLSHLLDGLLMLDAAKGAIDNMSALRAVRFRGYTGNVAFDPIYYQRVETVFSLITASHTMRNPLVTWTLKDYSSDAAQVNANPNVTSALIKTSPLRTATICMASPSNCAFTQMMMSMLFVITAHNENVADNDSDSVFNFYPVAVNTGASGVMGLSSLIPIARSCTVLTGPGSDAVVMAVTPVVNEFHIPQLDYAVSNDYFTDNVHTYPYFSRSLPKNTFADVAVTQLCVHYGWERVIIITSNDQFGISRAQSMATRMQQQNLYVEATYYLSDGNNATVADCMEKIYAKLVSRIIILINPFTATQAETFFRLSDYLTYMRQYIFFMDSALCHAAAASANGDALRQKLPSSICIYPNVTQTRLAALNTLYTNSDYATTRQEMRKLMSDGGFLSSVESCDISSISPYAGFAVDAGYVLIDSISRAVAENVSLNVAAHLLPYIRSTSIDDFTGECTIDSTGNRLYAAYSINIQLLNGSALFIGTWNSKASPALEITEWSFVWLTNSTAVPLDTFRDASFVLSTAFSASPGAIVISVLGFILTIAVFYFCYRHYRMQKLIEQALEANQFPVTDEELRSLRGIKDDV